Proteins encoded together in one Deinococcus irradiatisoli window:
- a CDS encoding 4a-hydroxytetrahydrobiopterin dehydratase, with protein MTQNEHKRDRLTDGDVQDLKPEGWWGDDGKLFRVFEFQTYQEGVDFALRVAELAEAQDHHPEITIFYKKVKVNYYTHETNSYVSGVTRLDLRGAEAVNSLYALPRPE; from the coding sequence ATGACCCAGAACGAACACAAACGCGACCGCCTCACCGACGGTGACGTGCAGGACCTCAAGCCCGAGGGCTGGTGGGGTGACGACGGCAAGCTGTTTCGCGTCTTCGAGTTCCAGACCTACCAGGAAGGCGTGGACTTCGCGCTGCGGGTGGCCGAACTCGCTGAGGCGCAAGACCACCACCCGGAAATCACCATTTTCTACAAGAAGGTCAAGGTCAACTACTACACCCACGAAACCAACAGCTACGTCAGCGGCGTGACCCGGCTCGACCTTCGCGGTGCGGAGGCCGTCAACAGTTTGTACGCCCTGCCCCGGCCCGAGTGA
- a CDS encoding acyl-CoA thioesterase, with protein MSAPASDLAARTHTLRVQVLPEDIDDLGHVNNVVYLSWCELAARAHSDRVGMTLPRLLELGTVAVARRHDIVYHVPALLGDEVEVCTELVSSQGIRARREYTLTRVADDKRLAECVTDWVWVDGVTGRPKRPDGRIIAAFGF; from the coding sequence GTGAGCGCCCCAGCCAGCGATCTGGCGGCCCGCACCCATACCCTGAGGGTGCAGGTGCTGCCGGAAGACATCGACGATCTGGGCCACGTCAACAACGTGGTGTATCTCAGCTGGTGCGAACTGGCGGCCCGGGCCCATTCCGATAGGGTGGGCATGACCCTGCCGCGCCTCCTGGAACTCGGCACGGTGGCGGTGGCGCGCCGGCACGACATCGTCTACCACGTCCCGGCCCTGCTCGGCGACGAGGTGGAGGTCTGCACCGAGCTGGTGTCCAGCCAGGGCATCCGGGCGCGGCGCGAGTACACCCTGACCCGCGTGGCCGACGACAAGCGCCTGGCCGAGTGCGTCACCGACTGGGTCTGGGTGGACGGCGTGACCGGCAGGCCCAAACGCCCCGATGGGCGCATCATCGCGGCGTTTGGGTTCTGA
- the kynU gene encoding kynureninase: protein MSAPFKLRGPLGWPRRELFAMPPGIYLDGNSLGVMPLSAHQAVLRRLGEWQTQAVSGWDEWFGLAETLSPALGKLMGAAPREVIATGSITANLHALLATLYRPQGERRHLLATALDFPTDVYAMQSWARLHGAELRLIPSRDGQTIHEDDLRLALGPDIALVLLPTVLYRSGQRFDIARLSAVVHQQGALVGWDAAHSIGAMPHDLHASGADFAVWCSYKYLNAGPGAPGGLFLHQRHHHLAPALSGWWGNEKETQFEMTTQFRPAPGAAAYQQGTPPVLALAALEGALEIFEDLDLHALRARSLQLTDTLIELADLHLPEMRVLTPRDHARRGGHVSLLHPEARALSAALRARGIIPDYRSPDILRLAPVALYNTEDELRETVRVLRGLLDSGSHREVDVSGAVS from the coding sequence GTGAGCGCGCCGTTCAAGTTGCGCGGGCCGCTCGGCTGGCCGCGCCGGGAACTGTTCGCCATGCCGCCGGGCATCTACCTCGACGGCAACAGCCTGGGCGTCATGCCCCTGAGTGCCCACCAGGCGGTGCTGCGGCGGCTGGGCGAGTGGCAGACCCAGGCGGTGTCGGGCTGGGACGAGTGGTTCGGCCTCGCCGAGACGCTCTCACCGGCGCTGGGCAAGCTGATGGGAGCGGCCCCGCGCGAGGTGATCGCCACCGGCAGCATCACCGCCAACCTGCACGCCCTGCTCGCCACCCTGTACCGCCCGCAGGGCGAGCGCCGGCACCTGCTCGCCACCGCCCTCGACTTTCCCACCGACGTGTACGCCATGCAGAGCTGGGCCCGGCTGCACGGCGCCGAGCTGCGCCTGATTCCCAGCCGCGACGGTCAGACCATCCACGAGGACGACCTGCGCCTGGCGTTGGGGCCGGACATCGCCCTAGTGCTGCTGCCCACGGTGCTCTACCGCAGCGGTCAGCGCTTCGACATCGCCCGCCTGAGCGCCGTGGTGCACCAGCAGGGCGCCCTGGTCGGCTGGGACGCGGCGCACAGCATCGGGGCCATGCCGCACGACCTGCATGCCTCGGGGGCCGACTTCGCGGTGTGGTGCAGCTACAAGTACCTCAACGCCGGCCCCGGCGCACCCGGCGGGCTGTTTCTGCATCAGCGCCACCACCACCTCGCGCCCGCGCTGAGCGGCTGGTGGGGCAACGAGAAGGAAACCCAGTTCGAGATGACCACCCAGTTTCGCCCGGCCCCCGGCGCGGCCGCCTACCAGCAGGGCACCCCGCCGGTGCTGGCGCTGGCCGCGCTGGAAGGCGCGCTGGAAATTTTCGAGGACCTCGATCTGCACGCGCTGCGGGCGCGCAGCTTGCAGCTGACCGACACCCTGATCGAACTGGCCGACCTGCACCTGCCGGAAATGCGGGTGCTGACCCCGCGTGACCACGCCCGGCGCGGCGGGCACGTCTCGCTGCTGCACCCCGAGGCCCGAGCGCTCTCGGCGGCGCTGCGGGCACGCGGCATCATCCCGGATTACCGCTCGCCGGACATCCTGCGGCTGGCCCCGGTCGCCCTCTACAACACCGAGGACGAGCTGCGCGAGACGGTGCGGGTGCTGCGAGGGCTGCTCGACAGCGGCAGCCACAGGGAAGTGGACGTGTCGGGCGCGGTGTCCTGA
- a CDS encoding cyclase family protein: MPDLPAGFLDISRALPHNHPNWPGDPPLTITPGARMAQGDSVNTGVINTSTHTATHVDAPWHYADDAPTLDQVPLERYLGACLVVHVPPGEFVRAEVLSGLPDPLPPRLLLYTGQPARWATFPEDFMAVDPAFVHEAARRGVRLIGTDSPSVDPLTSKTLDAHHAFLDTGLLIVEGLNLSGVEPGEYTLICLPLPLSGVDGAPARAVLLPAGLMP, encoded by the coding sequence ATGCCTGACTTGCCTGCCGGTTTCCTCGACATCTCGCGCGCGCTGCCCCACAACCATCCCAACTGGCCCGGCGACCCCCCGCTGACCATCACGCCGGGCGCGCGCATGGCGCAGGGCGACAGCGTCAACACCGGGGTGATCAACACCAGCACCCACACCGCCACCCACGTGGACGCGCCGTGGCACTACGCCGATGACGCGCCCACCCTCGATCAGGTGCCGCTGGAGCGCTACCTCGGCGCCTGCCTGGTGGTGCATGTGCCGCCCGGCGAGTTCGTGCGGGCCGAAGTGCTCTCGGGCCTGCCGGACCCACTGCCGCCCCGGCTGCTGCTCTACACCGGTCAACCGGCCCGCTGGGCGACCTTTCCCGAGGACTTCATGGCCGTCGATCCGGCCTTCGTGCATGAAGCGGCGCGCCGGGGCGTGCGCCTGATCGGCACCGACAGTCCCAGCGTGGACCCGCTGACCAGCAAGACGCTCGACGCGCACCACGCCTTTCTGGACACTGGCCTGCTGATCGTGGAGGGCCTGAACCTTTCGGGGGTTGAGCCCGGCGAGTACACCCTGATCTGCCTGCCGCTGCCGCTGAGCGGGGTCGACGGCGCTCCGGCCCGCGCCGTGCTGCTGCCGGCCGGGTTGATGCCGTGA
- a CDS encoding outer membrane lipoprotein carrier protein LolA, which translates to MLKSSLAVLSFFGAVSLAQAQSAGDILNNVAAAQKNVKDISFRISGTADQGGGSQKLDLNVQTIPAASLARVVFNAPDALADNVVVVDNKEVRNYLYLTNQVTVTSLNKAVGGQDLGGLDLSQLSNLVGALKSRYDIKLLGSTGAAPNRVYQLEASPKTGVQGGKSRIYVSENGWRPTRFQALDAGGKTVADLSISDYKVNAGLTAARLKQLPKDAEVIKQ; encoded by the coding sequence ATGCTGAAATCTTCCCTCGCCGTACTGAGCTTCTTCGGGGCCGTGTCGCTGGCCCAGGCCCAGAGCGCCGGCGATATTCTGAACAACGTCGCCGCCGCCCAGAAAAACGTCAAGGACATCAGTTTCCGGATCTCCGGTACCGCCGATCAGGGCGGCGGCAGTCAAAAGCTGGACCTCAACGTGCAGACCATTCCTGCCGCCAGCCTGGCGCGGGTGGTGTTCAACGCCCCCGACGCGCTGGCCGACAACGTCGTGGTGGTGGACAACAAGGAAGTCCGCAACTACCTCTATCTCACCAATCAGGTGACGGTGACCAGCCTGAACAAGGCGGTGGGCGGCCAGGACCTCGGCGGGCTCGACCTCTCGCAGCTGAGCAACCTCGTCGGGGCGCTGAAATCCCGTTACGACATCAAGCTGCTGGGCAGCACCGGGGCGGCGCCCAACCGGGTCTACCAGCTCGAAGCCAGCCCCAAGACCGGGGTGCAGGGCGGCAAGAGCCGCATCTACGTCAGCGAGAATGGCTGGCGACCCACCCGCTTTCAGGCGCTCGACGCCGGCGGCAAGACCGTCGCCGACCTGAGCATCAGCGATTACAAGGTCAACGCCGGGCTGACGGCGGCCCGCCTCAAGCAGCTGCCCAAGGACGCCGAAGTGATCAAGCAGTAA
- a CDS encoding LEA type 2 family protein encodes MFPPSFRRSLRRVAAAALLPGALLSLSGCAPALKQVLKVPTFSVQQTRLTGLTLGSPATARVSLKLRIDNPNPVAARLANISGQFYLNGADVGNVNLPNVNLPARGSAVQEALLELPVSLQTAAVWLQVARGREMPYRVDGTFTADFGALGQPSFGPYTLAQGLFQQKAILP; translated from the coding sequence ATGTTCCCGCCTTCCTTTCGGCGCTCGCTTCGCCGGGTGGCCGCCGCCGCCCTGCTGCCCGGCGCGCTGCTCTCGCTGAGCGGCTGCGCTCCCGCCCTGAAACAAGTGCTCAAGGTGCCGACCTTCAGCGTGCAGCAGACCCGGCTCACCGGCCTCACGCTCGGCTCGCCGGCCACCGCGCGGGTGAGCCTCAAGCTGCGGATCGACAACCCCAACCCGGTCGCCGCCCGGCTCGCCAACATCAGCGGCCAGTTCTACCTCAACGGCGCCGACGTGGGCAACGTCAACCTGCCGAACGTGAACCTGCCGGCCAGGGGCAGCGCGGTGCAGGAAGCCCTGCTGGAACTGCCGGTCAGCCTCCAAACGGCCGCCGTGTGGCTTCAGGTGGCGCGCGGGCGCGAGATGCCCTACCGGGTGGACGGCACCTTCACCGCCGACTTCGGCGCGCTGGGGCAGCCGAGCTTCGGGCCGTACACGCTGGCCCAAGGCCTCTTTCAGCAAAAGGCGATTCTTCCGTGA
- a CDS encoding amidase: protein MSVPQDLGAWAYLPAEGRPGTPGGPLSGLKFSAKDLFQVEGWPLTASTQAALPDLPPSPLVTRLLALGADLVGKTHLHEIALGISGANPITPGRNPLDPARMPGGSSSGAAITVATGEVDFALGTDTGGSIRVPAAWCGVVGFKPTKDHPAWPTEGVLPLSWTCDHAGPLTRDVKLAAHLHTALSGEAVPARSWSGLRVGLWRPATWLQPEALGALDELRTQAEQLGAQITEFELPDMLGAYSPIVQSEAAQVHARALTHSPTGFSAATEELLRLGASRPVEEVTAAREERQQYRQQLEALFGRFDVLLAPAVPGPAPLIGEGHLALPEGEIPLRVAVLRLTVPFSLLGAPTLVLPQRSGALSVGVQVVAPWQQDAALLGLGLTLEGEEGAGTT, encoded by the coding sequence GTGAGCGTGCCGCAGGATCTGGGGGCCTGGGCCTACCTCCCCGCCGAAGGGCGCCCCGGCACGCCGGGCGGCCCGCTCTCGGGTTTGAAGTTCAGCGCCAAGGACCTCTTTCAGGTCGAGGGCTGGCCGCTGACCGCCTCCACCCAGGCGGCGCTGCCCGACTTGCCGCCCAGCCCTCTGGTGACCCGGCTGCTGGCGCTCGGGGCCGATCTGGTGGGCAAAACGCACCTGCACGAGATCGCCCTGGGCATCAGCGGCGCCAACCCGATCACGCCGGGGCGCAATCCGCTGGACCCGGCACGGATGCCCGGCGGCTCGAGCAGCGGCGCGGCCATCACGGTGGCGACCGGCGAGGTGGATTTCGCGCTGGGCACCGACACCGGCGGCAGCATCCGGGTGCCGGCGGCGTGGTGTGGGGTGGTGGGCTTCAAGCCGACCAAGGACCATCCGGCCTGGCCCACCGAGGGCGTGCTGCCGCTGAGCTGGACCTGCGACCACGCCGGGCCGCTGACCCGTGACGTGAAGCTGGCCGCCCACCTGCACACGGCCCTCAGCGGTGAGGCCGTGCCAGCCCGCTCCTGGTCAGGGCTGCGGGTCGGGCTGTGGCGACCGGCCACCTGGCTGCAACCGGAAGCGCTCGGCGCCCTGGACGAGCTGCGGACGCAGGCCGAGCAGCTCGGCGCGCAGATCACCGAATTTGAGCTGCCCGACATGCTCGGCGCCTACAGCCCCATCGTGCAGAGCGAGGCGGCCCAGGTGCATGCCCGGGCGCTGACGCACTCGCCCACCGGCTTCAGCGCCGCCACCGAGGAACTGCTGCGCCTGGGCGCGTCCCGGCCCGTGGAGGAGGTCACGGCGGCGCGGGAGGAGCGCCAGCAGTACCGTCAGCAGCTCGAAGCCCTCTTTGGCCGCTTCGACGTGCTGCTCGCGCCCGCCGTGCCCGGCCCCGCGCCGCTGATCGGTGAAGGCCATCTGGCGTTGCCGGAAGGCGAAATCCCGCTGCGGGTGGCGGTGCTGCGCCTCACCGTGCCGTTCAGCTTGCTGGGCGCGCCGACGCTGGTGCTGCCGCAGCGCAGCGGCGCACTGAGCGTCGGCGTGCAGGTGGTGGCCCCCTGGCAGCAGGACGCCGCCCTGCTGGGCCTGGGCCTGACGCTGGAGGGAGAGGAAGGGGCGGGGACCACTTGA
- a CDS encoding N-acetylmuramoyl-L-alanine amidase, with translation MRFLLFSSLLLLAGTSRAAAPEITVAYPPPNSTVAFDHVIFEGHVTPGASLTLNGRALPVGPDGLFMEWLPLKAGKNALKLLSTLGSERRAATFNVTFSGPSVLPAKPTAIKAGTLTPGQPLMFYTRVPEEGRTLSLGFQGSPGGQAWATITGLGRFALPEQTAGRYRLDLTLPENTELTGASIKLSLSGKDGRTVVATAPGTLTFRPGGAARVAEVSVPDVGVGVNPSPSALASGSGATDWLFPRQGQRLEVLADLGRTWLVRGPGGLATARKDALTLLPPGTPLPDAAAGEPQLIDMPGEWLVRVPIRQRTVFDLSEPTAPAEPQAGLSLLIANAAQPAGERHPDGGPQLSWAAEGTALRLTLTLPQPQLWGYFAEYQDAALLLHVRKAPPLDPAQPLRGRLIVLDPGHGGSELGGAGSLGQPEKNIVLPIALRVAELLRAQGADVRLTRSSDVTVGLYDRPLLAERLGADLLISIHANALPDGIDPRFRRGLEVHTFHPMTFGLAGALVRSLTAAVPGLSVTPAAPLGVPGLRLSDLALARPTSQRSVLIELAYLTQAGDLRLLMGGLGREAFARGIAQGIADDYAAQAQAGLTLPQAAPVAVPAGAPVNSPTQP, from the coding sequence GTGCGCTTCCTTCTCTTCAGCTCGCTGCTGCTGCTCGCCGGCACCAGCCGCGCCGCCGCACCGGAGATCACGGTGGCGTATCCGCCGCCCAACTCCACGGTGGCCTTCGATCACGTCATCTTCGAGGGCCACGTCACGCCCGGCGCCTCGCTCACGCTCAATGGCCGGGCGCTCCCGGTCGGTCCCGACGGGCTGTTCATGGAGTGGCTGCCGCTCAAGGCGGGAAAGAACGCCCTCAAACTGCTCAGCACCCTGGGCAGCGAACGCCGCGCGGCGACGTTCAACGTCACCTTCAGCGGTCCCTCGGTGCTGCCGGCCAAACCCACCGCCATCAAGGCCGGCACCCTGACGCCGGGCCAGCCGCTGATGTTCTACACCCGCGTGCCCGAGGAAGGGCGCACCCTCTCGCTGGGCTTCCAGGGCTCGCCGGGCGGGCAGGCCTGGGCGACCATCACCGGCCTGGGACGCTTCGCGCTGCCGGAACAGACCGCCGGCCGCTACCGCCTGGACCTGACGCTGCCGGAGAACACCGAGCTGACCGGCGCGTCCATCAAGCTGAGCCTCAGCGGCAAGGACGGACGCACGGTGGTTGCCACCGCGCCCGGCACCCTCACCTTTCGTCCCGGCGGCGCGGCACGGGTGGCCGAGGTCAGCGTTCCGGACGTGGGCGTGGGTGTCAACCCCAGCCCCAGCGCCCTGGCGTCCGGCAGCGGCGCCACCGACTGGCTCTTTCCCCGGCAGGGCCAACGCCTGGAAGTGCTGGCCGACCTGGGGCGCACCTGGCTGGTCCGGGGGCCGGGCGGGCTCGCCACGGCGCGCAAAGACGCCCTCACGCTGCTGCCACCCGGCACGCCGCTGCCGGACGCCGCCGCCGGAGAGCCGCAGCTGATCGACATGCCCGGCGAGTGGCTGGTGCGGGTGCCGATTCGTCAACGCACCGTGTTCGATTTGAGCGAGCCGACAGCGCCAGCTGAACCGCAGGCCGGGCTGAGCTTGCTGATCGCCAATGCGGCCCAGCCCGCCGGAGAGCGGCACCCGGACGGTGGGCCGCAGCTGAGCTGGGCAGCGGAGGGCACGGCGCTGCGCTTGACCTTGACGTTGCCGCAACCCCAGTTGTGGGGCTACTTCGCCGAGTACCAGGACGCGGCCCTACTGCTGCACGTCCGCAAAGCGCCCCCGCTCGACCCGGCCCAGCCGCTGCGCGGGCGCTTGATCGTGCTCGACCCCGGCCACGGCGGCAGCGAGCTGGGCGGCGCCGGCAGCCTCGGGCAGCCGGAAAAGAACATCGTGTTGCCCATCGCCTTGCGGGTGGCCGAGTTGCTGCGTGCCCAGGGCGCCGACGTGCGACTGACCCGCAGCAGCGACGTCACCGTAGGGCTCTATGACCGCCCGCTGCTGGCCGAGCGTCTGGGGGCCGACCTGCTGATCAGCATTCACGCCAACGCCCTGCCCGACGGCATCGATCCCCGCTTCCGGCGCGGCCTGGAAGTGCATACCTTTCACCCGATGACCTTCGGACTGGCCGGCGCGCTGGTCCGCAGCCTCACGGCGGCGGTGCCGGGGCTGAGCGTGACGCCGGCGGCGCCCCTCGGCGTGCCGGGGCTGCGCCTGAGCGACCTGGCCCTGGCCCGCCCGACCTCGCAGCGCAGCGTGCTGATCGAGTTGGCCTACCTCACCCAGGCCGGCGACCTGCGGCTGCTGATGGGCGGGCTGGGGCGCGAGGCGTTCGCCCGCGGCATCGCCCAGGGCATTGCCGACGACTACGCGGCGCAGGCGCAGGCCGGCCTCACCCTGCCGCAAGCCGCGCCTGTGGCCGTGCCTGCCGGAGCGCCCGTCAATTCGCCCACGCAGCCTTGA
- a CDS encoding NUDIX hydrolase, whose protein sequence is MSGRDLDFQLDAFRFSLRAAVIVIRGGLLLVCREPGLNLCYLPGGRIQAGEDSMSAARRELLEETGQDVGPLQLALIAEEFFQSGSGPHQGIGFYYVALSPPRLPDHAFANRSAEGHWFEWVRLERLEEAGLVPPMLQEAVLSMPTDRLRHLISRR, encoded by the coding sequence GTGAGTGGCCGCGATCTCGACTTTCAGCTCGACGCCTTCCGCTTTTCTCTGCGCGCCGCCGTGATCGTCATTCGCGGCGGCTTGCTGCTGGTGTGCCGTGAACCGGGCCTGAACCTCTGTTATCTTCCCGGCGGACGGATCCAGGCGGGCGAGGACAGCATGAGCGCCGCCCGCCGCGAACTGCTGGAGGAAACCGGACAGGACGTGGGGCCGCTGCAGCTGGCCCTGATCGCGGAGGAGTTCTTTCAGTCCGGAAGCGGCCCGCATCAGGGCATCGGGTTTTATTACGTCGCGCTCTCGCCGCCCAGGCTCCCCGACCACGCCTTCGCCAACCGCAGCGCCGAGGGCCACTGGTTCGAATGGGTCCGCCTGGAGCGGTTGGAGGAAGCGGGTCTGGTGCCGCCGATGTTGCAGGAAGCCGTGCTGAGCATGCCCACAGACCGCCTGAGGCACCTCATCTCCAGGCGTTAG
- a CDS encoding ATP-dependent helicase, with product MTVRDLLSELNPNQAEAAAHFEGPALVIAGAGSGKTRTLIYRIAHLIQARGVDPGEILAVTFTNKAAAEMRERASHLIAGADKLWMSTFHSAGVRILRAYGEYIGLGRGFVIYDDDDQLDVLKEIMGNLPGIGPETHPRVLRSILDKAKSNLRTPGDLDRWPEPYISGIPRDAAAEAFRRYEARKKSQNAIDFGDLITETVRLFQEVPGVLARVQDRARFIHVDEYQDTNKAQYELTRLLASRDRNLLVVGDPDQSIYKFRGADIQNILDFQKDYADAKVYVLEHNYRSSARVLGLANKLIENNTERLEKTLRAVKDEGHPVVFHRANDHRGEGDFVAEWVTRLHAEGQPFSKMAILYRTNAQSRVIEESLRRVSIPAKIVGGVGFYDRREIKDILAYARLSINPADDVALRRIVGRPKRGIGDTALEKLLSWAQINGTSLLTACANAERILERGASKPVEFAQLMDAFSEAADNYPPASFLKYLIESSGYLDLLRQEGQEGQVRLENLEELVSAAEEWSSENEGGIAEFLDDAALLSSVDDMRTKIENKDAPEDAVTLMTMHNAKGLEFPSVFIVGVEEGLLPSRNSLNEAGGIEEERRLFYVGITRAMDRLFLSAAQNRMQYGKTNSAEDSRFLEELGSGFDTIDTYGRVVDYKQKTWRDFTPAAASAPQSYVKNTSPLTAELSYRGGEKVRHPKFGEGQVLAVAGVGEKQEVTVHFGAAGTKKLIVKFANLSRV from the coding sequence ATGACCGTCCGTGACCTGCTCTCCGAACTCAACCCCAACCAGGCCGAGGCCGCCGCGCACTTCGAAGGCCCCGCGCTGGTCATCGCCGGCGCCGGCAGCGGCAAGACCCGCACCCTGATCTACCGCATCGCCCACCTGATTCAGGCGCGCGGGGTGGACCCGGGCGAGATTCTGGCGGTGACGTTTACCAACAAGGCCGCCGCCGAGATGCGCGAGCGCGCCTCGCACCTGATCGCGGGCGCCGACAAGCTGTGGATGAGCACCTTCCACTCGGCGGGCGTGCGGATTTTGCGCGCTTACGGCGAGTACATCGGCTTGGGGCGCGGCTTTGTCATCTACGACGACGACGACCAGCTCGACGTGCTCAAGGAGATCATGGGCAACCTGCCCGGCATCGGCCCCGAGACGCATCCCCGGGTGCTGCGCAGCATTCTCGACAAGGCCAAGAGCAACCTGCGCACCCCCGGCGACCTCGACCGCTGGCCGGAGCCGTACATCAGCGGCATTCCGCGCGACGCGGCGGCCGAGGCGTTCCGGCGCTACGAAGCGCGCAAGAAGTCGCAGAACGCCATCGATTTCGGCGACCTGATCACCGAGACGGTGCGGCTCTTTCAGGAAGTGCCGGGCGTGCTGGCCCGGGTGCAGGACCGGGCCCGCTTCATTCACGTCGACGAGTACCAGGACACCAACAAGGCCCAGTACGAACTCACCCGCCTGCTGGCTTCGCGCGACCGCAACCTGCTGGTCGTGGGCGACCCGGACCAGTCGATCTACAAGTTTCGCGGCGCCGACATCCAGAACATCCTCGATTTCCAGAAAGACTACGCTGATGCCAAGGTGTACGTGCTGGAGCACAACTACCGCTCCAGCGCCCGGGTGCTGGGGCTGGCGAACAAGCTGATCGAGAACAACACCGAGCGCCTGGAAAAAACCCTGCGGGCGGTCAAGGACGAGGGGCATCCGGTGGTGTTTCACCGGGCCAACGACCACCGGGGCGAGGGTGATTTCGTGGCCGAGTGGGTCACCCGCCTGCACGCCGAGGGCCAGCCGTTTTCCAAGATGGCGATTCTCTACCGCACCAATGCCCAGTCGCGCGTGATCGAGGAGTCGCTGCGCCGGGTGAGCATTCCGGCCAAGATCGTCGGCGGGGTGGGCTTTTACGACCGGCGCGAGATCAAGGACATCCTGGCCTACGCCCGCCTGAGCATCAATCCGGCCGACGACGTGGCGCTGCGGCGCATTGTCGGGCGGCCCAAGCGCGGCATCGGTGATACGGCGCTGGAAAAGCTGCTGAGCTGGGCGCAGATCAACGGCACCTCGCTGCTTACCGCCTGCGCCAATGCCGAGCGCATTCTGGAGCGCGGGGCCAGCAAGCCGGTGGAGTTTGCGCAGCTGATGGACGCGTTTTCCGAGGCCGCCGACAACTACCCGCCGGCCAGTTTCCTCAAGTACTTGATCGAGTCGAGCGGTTACCTCGATCTGCTCAGGCAGGAAGGCCAGGAAGGACAGGTGCGGCTGGAAAACCTGGAAGAACTCGTCAGCGCCGCCGAGGAGTGGAGCAGCGAGAACGAGGGCGGCATCGCCGAATTCCTCGACGACGCCGCGCTGCTCTCCAGCGTGGACGACATGCGCACCAAGATCGAGAACAAGGACGCGCCGGAAGACGCCGTCACCCTGATGACCATGCACAACGCCAAGGGCCTGGAATTTCCCAGCGTCTTTATCGTGGGCGTCGAGGAGGGGCTGCTGCCCAGCCGCAACAGCCTCAACGAAGCGGGCGGCATCGAGGAGGAGCGGCGGCTGTTCTACGTCGGCATCACCCGGGCGATGGACCGGCTCTTTCTGAGCGCGGCGCAAAACCGCATGCAGTACGGCAAGACCAACAGCGCCGAGGACAGCCGGTTCCTGGAAGAACTCGGCAGCGGTTTTGACACCATCGACACCTACGGGCGGGTGGTGGACTACAAGCAGAAAACCTGGCGCGACTTTACCCCGGCCGCCGCCAGTGCGCCCCAGAGCTACGTCAAGAACACCAGCCCGCTGACCGCCGAGTTGAGCTACCGGGGCGGCGAGAAGGTGCGCCACCCCAAGTTCGGGGAAGGGCAGGTGCTGGCAGTGGCCGGCGTGGGCGAGAAGCAGGAGGTCACGGTGCATTTCGGTGCGGCCGGCACCAAGAAGCTGATCGTCAAGTTCGCCAACCTCAGCCGGGTCTAA
- a CDS encoding cation diffusion facilitator family transporter: MLASASTIRTALSSVVLALLVLGLKYLAYLLTGSVALYSDALESIINVVAAGGAYLALRVSARPADAGHPYGHSKAEYFSAVTEGVLIVLAALSIVREALPLFSQPRSVEAPLLGLLISAGASVINFVWAGVLLRTGRERRSPALIADGQHVMSDVVTSAGVLGGVVLAKYTGWFVLDPALAVLVALNILWSGYGLMRDSVGGLMDAAVNADTERLIRQAISEQAGGAIEAHDLRTRHAGAVTFIEFHLVVPGAMTVEEAHAICDRLEDALRLAVAGANVTIHVEPQEKAKHHGVLVL; this comes from the coding sequence ATGCTCGCGTCCGCCTCCACCATTCGCACCGCCCTCTCCAGCGTGGTGCTGGCCTTGCTGGTGCTGGGCCTGAAGTATCTGGCCTACCTGCTCACCGGCAGCGTGGCGCTGTATTCCGACGCGCTGGAGAGCATCATCAACGTGGTGGCGGCGGGCGGCGCGTATCTGGCGCTGCGGGTCAGCGCCCGGCCCGCCGACGCCGGCCACCCGTACGGCCACAGCAAGGCCGAGTACTTCTCGGCCGTCACCGAGGGCGTGCTGATCGTGCTGGCGGCCCTCAGCATCGTGCGCGAGGCGCTGCCGCTGTTTTCCCAGCCGCGCAGCGTGGAAGCGCCGCTGCTGGGCCTGCTGATCAGCGCCGGGGCCAGCGTGATCAATTTCGTGTGGGCCGGGGTGCTGCTGCGCACCGGACGCGAACGCCGCTCCCCGGCCCTGATCGCCGACGGTCAGCACGTCATGTCCGATGTGGTCACCAGTGCGGGGGTGCTGGGCGGCGTGGTGCTGGCCAAGTACACCGGCTGGTTTGTCCTCGATCCGGCGCTGGCGGTGCTGGTGGCGCTCAACATCCTCTGGAGCGGCTACGGGTTGATGCGCGACAGCGTGGGCGGGTTGATGGACGCGGCGGTCAACGCCGACACCGAGCGGCTGATCCGGCAGGCCATCAGCGAGCAGGCCGGCGGCGCCATCGAAGCGCACGACCTGCGCACCCGCCACGCCGGGGCCGTGACCTTCATCGAATTTCATCTGGTGGTGCCGGGCGCCATGACGGTGGAGGAAGCCCACGCCATCTGCGACCGGCTGGAAGACGCCCTGCGGCTGGCGGTCGCGGGCGCCAACGTCACCATTCACGTCGAGCCGCAGGAAAAAGCCAAGCACCACGGGGTGCTGGTGCTGTAG